Within Nitrospirota bacterium, the genomic segment TGAAACTCCACATGCCATCGAGGAAACCTATACAGAGCCCGTGGCAGAAGTACATGAGCCCTCACCAAAACCCCAACGGCAAGTCCATCAGACGCCCAGGCAGGAACAAAAACCAGAGCCAAAAGCAGCAGTGAAAAAAACTGCGCAGCCAAAGGTAAAACCAGTTCCGGAAAAGCTGTTAAAGCAGCCTGAGGCAGCACACGGACAGAGGTATTTCATACAGGTTGGTGCTTTTAAAAATGTACTGGAAGCTGAAAAAGTACAGGAAGACCTAAAGAGAAAAGGTTTTAGTGCAAACATACTAAAAACTCCAATAAAAGACGGTGTCACTTTATTTAAGGTACGGGTAGGCGACTACAGTTCGCAGACGGAGGCTAATGCAGTCTTAGGACGGCTCAGCAAAAAAGGCTTCAAAGCCTTCATAAGAGGTGAACCACGATAACCGTACAACTTAGCGCTGAATCGGAAAAAGACATGAATGTACTAAACGGGGCAGTATCGGGAGCGTTCAAGTTGATACAAGACTCTCTT encodes:
- a CDS encoding SPOR domain-containing protein — its product is MKLGFFGKFDYNFIEGKGLLIAIIISFSSISFIIGFFAGKKFSGGEIPQSAKKIGGFVVTEVKTIKEETAHTVATPTPDITTEQERPAPETTKHQQQQQKIAGLTETPHAIEETYTEPVAEVHEPSPKPQRQVHQTPRQEQKPEPKAAVKKTAQPKVKPVPEKLLKQPEAAHGQRYFIQVGAFKNVLEAEKVQEDLKRKGFSANILKTPIKDGVTLFKVRVGDYSSQTEANAVLGRLSKKGFKAFIRGEPR